The Streptococcus oralis Uo5 genome includes a window with the following:
- a CDS encoding helix-turn-helix transcriptional regulator, with amino-acid sequence MKLERLIYILLSLLNKKRITAKEIAERFEISTRTVYRDMDTLSLAGIPIYSERGDKGGFYIPSDYKIDRNFFTEEERQFIINMSQNVSKIVGHSSLDSIEHKLSSQEITRVNSPFYFDLSSWTLNTNYLLEIEEAIQTEQMISFSYYSKKQEKSQRTVIPYRLIYKLNAWYVIGYCLEKLDFRIFKLTRIRELEPVEIKDKPFDYPRLSQEKLELFLNPPKHKVEGQREEIELVFTRFALPKIYDYFTEEEIRVEDEIIKVQAFRALTPSFFDLLLSFGYQVKVVSPSHLQNLLVSTLKKNLQQYDNL; translated from the coding sequence ATGAAATTAGAAAGACTAATCTATATTTTACTGTCTCTTTTAAATAAGAAGAGAATAACAGCTAAAGAGATTGCAGAGAGGTTTGAAATATCTACTCGAACTGTATATAGAGACATGGATACACTCAGTTTAGCGGGGATCCCAATCTATTCGGAACGTGGAGATAAGGGAGGTTTCTATATACCAAGCGACTATAAGATAGACAGAAACTTTTTCACTGAGGAAGAGAGACAGTTTATCATTAATATGAGCCAAAATGTTAGTAAAATCGTTGGTCATTCAAGTCTTGACAGTATCGAACACAAGCTGTCTTCTCAAGAAATTACAAGAGTAAACAGTCCTTTTTACTTTGATCTCAGTTCCTGGACTCTTAATACAAATTATTTACTAGAAATTGAGGAAGCGATACAAACTGAACAGATGATTTCTTTTTCTTACTATTCGAAAAAACAAGAGAAAAGTCAGCGAACAGTTATTCCATACAGATTGATCTATAAACTGAACGCTTGGTATGTTATCGGTTACTGCTTAGAAAAATTAGATTTTCGCATTTTTAAATTAACTCGAATTCGAGAACTAGAACCAGTGGAGATAAAAGATAAACCATTCGATTATCCACGTTTATCTCAAGAAAAGTTAGAGCTTTTTTTAAATCCCCCAAAACATAAAGTGGAGGGGCAAAGAGAAGAAATCGAACTAGTTTTTACAAGATTTGCACTTCCAAAAATCTACGATTACTTCACGGAAGAAGAAATCAGAGTCGAGGACGAAATAATAAAAGTTCAGGCATTTAGAGCTTTAACTCCTTCATTTTTTGATTTACTCTTAAGCTTTGGTTATCAAGTAAAGGTCGTATCTCCAAGTCACTTACAAAATCTACTGGTCAGTACTCTCAAAAAAAATCTTCAGCAATATGACAACCTGTAG
- a CDS encoding nuclear transport factor 2 family protein, translated as MDTKTLAESYFTAVNEGGWEDFVAENFDYGMCDSIEIRQGRDIYLQGAGQFYALSQHLEVKQLFVDGRTVSALNRYHLHSPQGKELELDVAEFLKFDEFDKLVASNIYFDTYRFQKFIQGIE; from the coding sequence ATGGATACAAAAACACTTGCAGAAAGCTATTTTACGGCAGTAAATGAGGGAGGCTGGGAAGATTTCGTAGCTGAAAACTTTGATTATGGCATGTGCGATAGTATAGAAATTCGACAAGGACGTGATATTTATTTGCAAGGCGCAGGCCAATTCTATGCTTTGAGCCAGCATCTTGAAGTGAAGCAATTATTTGTTGATGGTCGAACTGTCTCAGCCTTAAATCGCTACCATCTACATTCCCCTCAAGGAAAAGAACTAGAACTGGATGTCGCAGAATTTCTGAAATTCGATGAGTTTGATAAATTAGTTGCATCCAATATTTATTTCGACACCTATCGTTTCCAAAAATTTATTCAAGGAATTGAATAA
- a CDS encoding endo-beta-N-acetylglucosaminidase, translated as MKNLFFEKRCRYSIRKLSIGACSLMIGSALFASPALAEQVAVPETAANTSAQATSTSETTNPDTAALEKQLEESENKVAEQPISENTPAITDLVNEKEEAKPTPTDKAEKPAQPTEKEEVKPEEAPQVVDNKADKPSLADVPKNEEKSLRPKEIKFDTWGDLLKWEPGAREDDPINRSSVELAKRHRGQLVNEKASRRAKVQALANTNSKAKDHASVGGEEFKAYAFDYWQYLDSMVFWEGLVPTPDVIDAGHRNGVPVYGTLFFNWSNSIADQEKFAAVLKQDADGTFPIARKLVDLAKYYGFDGYFINQETTGELVEPLGEKMRQFMLYTKEYAAKVNHPIKYAWYDAMTYKYGRYHEDGLGDYNYQFMQKEGDKVPADQFFANFNWNKEKNDHSVEMAKWLERSQYDVFAGLELQQGGSYKTKVKWDALLDEKGKLRLSLGLFAPDTITSLGKTGEDYHKNEDIFFTGYQGDPTAQKPADKEWYGIANLVADRTPAVGRTFTTSFNTGHGRKWFVDGKISKDSEWNYRSVSGVLPTWRWWQTSTGEKLRAEYDFTDAYNGGNSLKFSGDVAGKTNQDVNLYSTKLEVTEKTKLRVAHKGGKGSKVYMAFSTTPDYKFEDAAAWKELTLSDNWTNEEIDLSPLAGKTIYAVKLFFEHEGAVKDYQFNLGQLTITDNHQAPQAPTGLSVVKQSLKNAQEAEAVVQFSGNQDADFYEVYEKDGDNWRLLTGSSASTIYLPKVSRSANATGTTQELKVVAVGKNGLRSEAATASFNWGMTVQDTTLPRPLAENIVPGATVIGSTFPNTEGGEGIEGMLNGTITSLSDKWSSGQLSGSVDIRLTQPRRVVRWVMDHAGAGGESVNDGLMNTKDFDLYYKDTDGEWKLAKEVRGNKAHVTDITLDKPITAQDWRLKVITSDNGTPWKAIRIYNWKMYETLDTESQNIPMAKVAARSLGNHQVQLGFSDVPAGATITVYDKADSQTPIATLKSETGGDLATAPLAFDKQPNLLYYRTQLPGKEISNTLAVAIPQDERKIKSVSLEKGPKKTVYKEGEKLDLRGGTLRVQYEGGQADELINLTHSGVTVFGYDAHQKGEQNLTLQYLGLPVSGDLKVQVTGQDEGKPKEVAGLYITKKPKTDYLVGDQLDLSEGRFGVLYDDETEESHAFMDQGVEITGYDAQKTGRQTLTLHYKGHIAEFDVLVSPKAAVNDEYLKQEITAAQGRQSTLAYTFSSEDKQAALVEKLTAAKAVAENHNASQEEVNRALNELKQAGTDLDGNQRYQTAREELEGLLESIRKKDPKAELIEQAETLLASEMPTPQAFAEMKEKLNKKLAPAEESHHVGSMDPNEVAPTVEALPELVIETETTAFEHQERPNAELLKGQRQLVQAGAEGQVRRFVEVDTQGKRTLRSTEVVKEAIPEITEVGTKVLSSNQPAEGIKDLVLEIPKLEIEEDTVAFERQERPNASLLKGQVRRFVEVDAQGKRSLRSTEVLKEAIPEIVEVGTKEEQVSQTRDQALSAASAKVEKATTQLPNTGAETDASLVALGLLGVMSGYDLLVRRKKED; from the coding sequence ATGAAAAATCTATTTTTTGAAAAACGTTGCCGTTACAGTATTCGTAAGCTGTCAATCGGGGCTTGTTCCTTGATGATTGGTTCAGCTCTGTTCGCAAGCCCAGCTCTTGCGGAACAGGTCGCTGTCCCTGAAACAGCCGCAAACACGAGCGCTCAAGCTACAAGTACTAGTGAGACAACTAATCCAGATACCGCAGCTCTCGAAAAACAATTAGAGGAATCTGAAAACAAAGTAGCTGAGCAACCCATTTCAGAAAACACTCCAGCAATAACGGATCTAGTTAATGAAAAAGAAGAAGCGAAGCCAACTCCGACGGATAAAGCTGAAAAACCTGCTCAACCAACTGAAAAAGAAGAAGTCAAACCAGAGGAAGCTCCTCAAGTGGTTGACAATAAAGCCGACAAACCAAGTCTAGCAGACGTTCCTAAAAATGAAGAGAAGAGTCTCCGACCAAAAGAAATCAAATTTGATACTTGGGGTGATTTGTTGAAATGGGAACCGGGTGCGCGCGAGGATGATCCCATCAATCGTTCCTCAGTTGAACTCGCCAAGCGCCATAGAGGTCAGTTGGTTAACGAAAAAGCAAGCAGAAGAGCCAAGGTTCAAGCTCTAGCAAATACCAACTCAAAGGCCAAAGACCACGCTTCTGTTGGTGGAGAAGAATTCAAGGCCTACGCCTTTGATTACTGGCAATACTTGGATTCAATGGTCTTCTGGGAAGGTCTAGTTCCAACTCCAGATGTCATTGATGCCGGTCACCGCAACGGAGTTCCCGTTTATGGAACACTCTTTTTCAACTGGTCAAATAGCATTGCCGACCAAGAGAAATTTGCAGCTGTCTTGAAACAAGACGCAGATGGCACCTTCCCTATCGCACGAAAACTCGTCGATCTTGCTAAGTACTATGGCTTTGATGGCTATTTCATCAACCAGGAAACAACGGGTGAATTGGTAGAACCTCTTGGTGAAAAAATGCGCCAATTCATGCTCTATACAAAAGAATACGCAGCCAAAGTCAACCATCCAATCAAGTATGCTTGGTACGATGCCATGACCTACAAATACGGTCGTTACCACGAGGATGGTCTAGGTGATTACAACTACCAATTCATGCAAAAAGAAGGAGACAAGGTCCCTGCAGATCAATTCTTTGCTAACTTCAACTGGAACAAGGAAAAAAATGACCACTCTGTAGAGATGGCAAAATGGCTAGAACGTAGCCAGTATGATGTCTTTGCAGGCTTGGAATTGCAACAAGGTGGTTCTTATAAGACCAAAGTCAAATGGGATGCTCTTTTAGATGAAAAAGGTAAGTTGCGCTTGTCACTTGGACTTTTTGCGCCGGATACGATTACCAGTCTAGGAAAAACAGGTGAAGACTACCACAAGAACGAGGATATCTTCTTCACAGGTTACCAAGGAGATCCAACGGCTCAAAAACCAGCTGACAAAGAGTGGTATGGGATTGCCAATTTAGTTGCGGACCGCACACCGGCAGTAGGCCGGACTTTCACCACCTCTTTTAATACAGGTCATGGTAGAAAGTGGTTTGTAGACGGCAAAATTTCTAAGGATTCTGAATGGAACTACCGTTCTGTTTCAGGTGTCTTGCCAACATGGCGCTGGTGGCAGACTTCAACGGGTGAAAAACTCCGTGCAGAATATGACTTTACAGATGCCTACAATGGCGGAAATTCTCTTAAATTCTCAGGTGATGTAGCTGGTAAGACGAACCAAGATGTGAATTTGTATTCTACCAAACTAGAAGTAACTGAGAAAACCAAACTTCGTGTTGCCCACAAGGGAGGAAAAGGCTCTAAAGTTTATATGGCCTTCTCTACGACTCCAGACTACAAATTTGAGGATGCAGCCGCATGGAAAGAACTGACTCTTTCTGATAACTGGACAAATGAAGAAATTGACCTTAGCCCACTAGCAGGTAAAACCATCTATGCAGTTAAACTCTTCTTCGAACATGAAGGTGCTGTAAAAGATTATCAGTTCAACCTAGGACAATTAACGATCACGGACAATCACCAAGCGCCACAAGCACCTACAGGTCTCTCAGTGGTGAAGCAATCTCTTAAGAATGCCCAAGAAGCTGAAGCAGTGGTTCAATTTTCGGGTAACCAAGACGCAGATTTCTATGAAGTCTACGAAAAAGACGGTGACAACTGGCGTTTGTTGACAGGTTCATCTGCTTCAACCATCTACTTGCCAAAAGTTAGCCGTTCTGCTAATGCGACTGGTACGACTCAAGAATTGAAAGTCGTTGCAGTTGGTAAAAATGGCCTCCGTTCAGAAGCTGCAACTGCGTCATTCAACTGGGGCATGACTGTTCAGGATACAACTCTCCCAAGACCTTTGGCTGAAAATATTGTTCCAGGGGCAACGGTTATTGGTAGCACTTTCCCGAATACTGAAGGTGGGGAAGGCATCGAAGGCATGTTGAACGGTACGATTACAAGTCTGTCAGACAAGTGGTCTTCAGGACAATTGAGCGGTAGTGTCGATATTCGTTTGACTCAACCACGTCGTGTTGTCAGATGGGTAATGGATCATGCGGGAGCTGGTGGTGAGTCTGTTAACGATGGTCTGATGAATACCAAGGACTTTGATCTTTATTACAAGGATACAGATGGCGAGTGGAAACTAGCTAAGGAAGTCCGTGGCAATAAAGCGCACGTTACAGATATCACTCTTGACAAACCAATCACCGCGCAAGACTGGCGTCTAAAAGTTATCACATCTGATAACGGAACACCTTGGAAAGCCATTCGTATCTACAACTGGAAGATGTACGAAACCTTGGACACAGAAAGTCAAAATATTCCAATGGCTAAGGTAGCTGCTCGTTCACTTGGAAACCACCAAGTTCAACTAGGCTTCTCTGATGTTCCAGCAGGCGCAACCATCACCGTTTACGACAAGGCTGATTCACAAACACCAATTGCAACCTTGAAGTCTGAAACTGGTGGCGATCTGGCAACAGCACCATTGGCCTTTGACAAACAACCAAATCTCCTCTACTATCGTACTCAACTACCTGGCAAAGAAATCAGTAACACCTTGGCTGTAGCGATTCCACAGGATGAAAGAAAAATTAAATCTGTTAGCCTTGAAAAAGGACCTAAGAAGACAGTTTATAAAGAAGGAGAAAAACTGGACCTCAGAGGCGGAACACTCCGTGTTCAATACGAAGGGGGACAAGCCGACGAGCTGATTAACCTTACTCACTCAGGTGTGACGGTATTTGGATACGATGCTCATCAAAAAGGGGAACAAAACCTAACACTTCAATACCTTGGTTTACCAGTGTCAGGTGATCTGAAAGTCCAAGTGACAGGACAAGATGAAGGAAAACCAAAAGAAGTAGCGGGCTTGTATATTACTAAGAAACCAAAAACAGACTATCTAGTAGGAGATCAACTGGATCTCTCTGAAGGTCGCTTCGGTGTTCTCTATGATGATGAGACGGAAGAAAGTCATGCCTTTATGGATCAAGGTGTTGAAATAACGGGCTACGATGCTCAAAAGACTGGTCGTCAAACCTTGACCCTGCATTACAAGGGGCACATCGCTGAGTTTGATGTTTTGGTTTCTCCAAAAGCAGCTGTCAACGATGAGTACCTCAAACAAGAAATCACTGCAGCCCAAGGCCGTCAGTCAACCCTTGCCTACACCTTCTCTAGCGAGGACAAACAAGCAGCACTAGTAGAGAAGCTCACTGCAGCGAAAGCTGTAGCAGAAAACCACAATGCTAGCCAAGAAGAAGTTAACCGGGCTTTGAATGAGTTGAAACAAGCAGGGACAGACTTGGATGGAAATCAACGTTATCAGACAGCTAGAGAAGAATTGGAAGGTTTGCTCGAATCTATCCGTAAAAAAGATCCTAAAGCTGAGTTGATTGAACAAGCAGAAACTTTGTTGGCTTCAGAGATGCCAACTCCACAAGCTTTTGCGGAAATGAAAGAAAAGTTGAATAAGAAACTAGCCCCTGCAGAAGAAAGCCATCATGTTGGAAGCATGGATCCAAATGAAGTGGCTCCAACGGTTGAAGCTCTCCCTGAACTAGTTATTGAAACTGAAACAACAGCCTTTGAACATCAGGAGCGACCAAACGCCGAGCTTCTCAAAGGACAACGCCAGCTAGTTCAAGCAGGAGCGGAAGGTCAAGTTCGTCGCTTTGTAGAAGTAGATACCCAAGGCAAACGCACTCTTCGTTCGACTGAGGTAGTCAAGGAAGCAATCCCAGAAATCACAGAAGTTGGAACAAAAGTTCTATCAAGCAACCAACCAGCTGAGGGAATAAAAGACCTAGTTTTAGAAATTCCGAAACTAGAAATTGAAGAGGATACAGTGGCCTTCGAACGTCAAGAGCGACCAAATGCAAGCCTTCTTAAAGGCCAAGTTCGTCGCTTTGTAGAAGTAGATGCCCAAGGCAAACGCAGCCTTCGTTCAACTGAAGTTCTCAAGGAAGCTATCCCAGAAATTGTTGAAGTAGGAACGAAAGAGGAGCAAGTCTCACAAACAAGGGATCAAGCGCTTTCAGCAGCATCGGCAAAAGTTGAAAAGGCAACAACTCAACTTCCAAATACTGGTGCAGAAACAGATGCTAGTCTAGTAGCGCTGGGACTCCTCGGAGTAATGAGCGGCTATGACTTGCTTGTTAGAAGGAAAAAAGAAGATTAA